The Salirhabdus salicampi DNA segment ACCTGAACCGGGATGTATACCTGTATCTGATACTTGAATCGTCGCATTGACTCGCTCGATTGAACGGGAAGCAAGTGCATCGATAGCTATAACAAAATCAGGCTTTACCTTTTTTACGATTCCCAATATAATATCACTCGTTTCAATACCTGTTAGCCCCATGACGCCAGGAGATATAGCCGAAACTGGACGATATCCTTCTGACACTTGCTCTGGCTGAAGAGCAAATAAATGGCTTGTCACAAGCATCCGTTCTACCGACATCGGTCCTAATGCATCAGGAGTGACTTGCCAGTTTCCTAATCCGACAATTAAGCAGGTCGCATCCTTTTTAATATTACTTTTATCCAAAAAGCGTTCAAGTTCTTTTGCCAGACGGCTGGCCGTCTCTTTTCTCATTTTTGTATCTTGTCTCCGAATACTTTGTGTTTCCAATGTTAAATAAGAACCTGCTTTCTTGCCTATCGCTTCCGACCCTTCTTCATCTATCTCAACATATGTAATTTTTAAATCTCCATCTTTTCTTTCGTCAATTTTGACACCTTTAATATCGGTTTCCTTTTGTTGGTCTCGCTCTTGTTGTTCAACAAACATTTCCCTTGCCTCAACTGCTAAGTCCGTACGTACTTGATATTTTTCTTCATTATTCATCCATTACCCCTCCATTCTTTCTTAAAGGTTTTCCATTCATAGGTTGTTTTATACGACAAGAAAACTTTCTTTACACTTTCTATTGAAAACTTATTTTTGCTTTGGTAAAATGTCTTTTGTTAAACGCTAGGAAAGTGCACTGCTTTCAGGAGGTGAAAAACATGCCAAACATTAAATCTGCAATTAAACGTGTGAAAAAGAATGACGACAATCGCGGACGTAACCAGTCTGTTAAAGCTGAAATGCGTTCAGCCGTTAAGCGCGTAGAAAGCCTTGTAGCTCAAAACAATGCTGAAACAGCAAAGTCTGAATTACAAGTAGCTGTAAAAAAGATTGATAAAGCTGTACAAAAAGGGCTTCTTCATAAAAATAACGGAGATCGTAAGAAATCCAACCTTTCAAAAAAAGTAAACAAACTTAACGCGTAATGAGAAAAAACGATCCTAAATGGATCGTTTTTTGTTTATTTATCATTTCCTTTTTCGCAATTCCGTAATACGGTATAAGAGAATTTCAAAGGCTAGTTGTTTCTCCATTTGCCCTTTTTTCATTTGTTCATCCGCTTCCGTTAACAGCTGCATAATTTCATATAATTGTTGTTGAGTAAAATATGACTCCCGTTGCATCGCCATTTTTACAGCAAACGGATGTACCTTCACTTGACTAGCAATTTGTTGACGGGTATAACCTTGTCTTTTAAGCAGTTTACATTGCAATATTAAACGAAGCTGTGAGGCAAAAAGAGCTAACAAGGCAATTGGTTCCTCATTTTGTTTCATCAAGTCTTTAAACAAGGTAATGGCCTTTTCTAACTTTTGGTTCAAAACAGCATCAACCATTTTAAAGGCTGACGTTTCCCCGTGTTGTGATACGATACTTTCGACCATATCTTTTGTAATCTGTTTCTCATCGCCTGCATACAAAGAAACCTTTTCTAACTCCTGTTTTATGGCAAATAAGTTGGTTCCTACTTCTTCCATTAAAACATTCATCGCATCATGATCCATATGTATATCCAGATTGTTACAAATCATGTTTACCCATTGGCTTAAATCCTTTTCTTTTGGTTGTTCACAGTGAACAACCTTGCCACTATTTTTTAATAATTTCACGATTTTTTTCCGTTCATCAATTTTTTCATACGGTGCAACAAATATAATAACCGTATGATCTACTGGGTTTTGCAAGTAGGCTTCCAAATGCTTTGTATCATGCTCTACCTTCGTTTTATCAGGTTTCGCTTTAAAGATTGCAGCATTTTTTATGACCAGTACCTTTCGTTCACTTATAAAAGGAATGGTTTCCGCATCAAGTAATGCCTCTTGAATCGGAGTATCATCTAAATCTTCTATTGATAAGTTCATATCATCTATTTCTTCTCCTAATGTATAGCGGATTACCCTTTTTTGAAAATCTTGTATTAAAAATGAATCATTACCAAATAATAAATATACGGGTGCAATTGAACTTTTTTTCAGTTCTTTAACTGCACTTACATATGACATATGTTCACCCCATTTCTTGATACCTTTATCGTAAATCGGATGAGAAAAAAGGACAAGTTTTTTTCTTATGTAAATCAAGAGGGGAATGGAAAACCATCCCCCCCAAATCTATATGAACGTTGGAAATGCAGCCCCGGGAATCTGTATTTCCAACGATGTTCGTTTCATTTTTATGGTGTCTAGAAATGGGGGATATTATATGTGTTAAGTCTTGACAAAGAAGGATATGGTAAGGATTTATGAAAAATTGGCAAACATATAGATTTTTTTTTCGGAATCACGTATACTAATGAAAGATATAGGAGGGGTAGTCGTGAACGAATTTGAAAAAGAAGTTCAATCAGAAAACCACGATGTAGTTGATTCCGTTAAAGGATTTTTCTCAGCGTTTATTTTCTTTATGCTTATCTTCTTTATTGGAACAATTTTTGAAATGTTCACCCTATAATAAGTACGTTACATAAAGAGAGACTGTATCTACAGTCTCTCTTTTTTCATCTAACGTATCTTATGGGTAAAAAGGATAAAATGTTCCTTCCTTCTCAGTAAATTTATACATAATTGCACCATTTTCATCCGTTCGAAACACTTCCACACCTGCATTCTTTAAACGGGCAAGCACCTCCTCTGAAGGGTGACCATACCGATTCCCCCTCCCTACAGAGATTAAGGCAACTTTTGGATTGACTTGTTTTATCCACTTTTCCGAGGTGGAATATTTACTCCCATGATGTGCAACCTTTAATACATCAACTGTTAGACTTGGATACCGTTCCATCAACTCTTCTTCCACAGTAAAGCCAATATCTCCAGTCAAAAGAAATGTTTGGCCGCCTAACAAAGCGCTAATGACAACGGAACGGTCATTTTCCTCATATGACTCGTCATCATTAGGATGTAGAATTTCAAATCGAATATCTTCAACAACTAAGTCCATATTCGCTTTCACTTTTTCATGATTCACATTCATTAGTACCTTTTCCCACTGTTCAGGGACAGTCGGGTGTGTGTACACATTTTCCACCTTAAATTGACGTAAAATAAATGGTAAACTCCCGACGTGATCTTCATCAAAATGTGTGATGATAACATGATCGACCTTTTGAATTCCCCGTGACCATAGGAACGGTTGAATGACTTGTTCACCTGTCCCATAGGGCTGTTCACTCGGAGTGGTATTGGCAGTATCTATAAGCATGACACTTTTTCGATAAGGAAGTTCAATGACGATCGTGTCCCCTTGACCGACATCAAGCATCGTTACATACCCGTGGCGGTCAAAATATGGTTGTAGTGCTTCAATAATTAGGATGAGTACAATCACGACACCGAAAAGAAACGTGCTTCTTCGTTTTTCACGTTCCCAATTCCGCATAAAAGTAACAAAGGTACAATAGTAAAAAATCATACTCACGGGGGAGATTTGCCCGATCACCCAAGTAAAATCAACCTGTTGTAAAACTGGAAGTGCAACTTCTGTGATCATGAAATGATGAATAGACAATAGCGCTTCTGATATGGGGTGAAGTGGAAAAAGGGCAAGAAGAACACTTAGTAAAGTTGCAGGAATAACAAAAAAAGAAAAATAAGGAACGATAAGCAAGTTGGCAAACAATGATAACGGTTGAAGAAAATAAAACACGTTAAGTTGGAGAGGGATAACCGCAAAATAGCATATAAAGCTAATGTTTAATACATTCCAAAACGGTGATTTAAGAAACAGGGTCTTTGATAGTAGTAAAGTAAACGTAACGAGGAAGGAAAATTGAAAGCTTAGGCTATAAGGAGCATATTTATCACTTAATATCATAACAATTGCAGCAAAGCTTACAATGTCTGAGGTCAGCCACTTTTTATTCATAAGATTTCCAAACAGAAACGTAACCGTCATAATCGTTGCACGTAATACAGGCGGGTCTGCTCCTGCTAGTATTGCATAGAAAGGCAAGAAAATGATGAGGATGATTGAGGTCGATTCTTTACTTACTAGACAAAAGCGCGTAAAGAACAAATAGGTCGTATATGTTATGAGACCAACATGAAGGCCGGAAATAGCTAACAGATGGGAAAGTCCCCATTGTCGGAAGGTGAGTATGATGTCATCACTTACATTTTCATCTTCACCGAATATTAACGCATTTACCCAAGCAAACGAATCAACGGTAAGTTTGGCCTCAAGTGATGCCATTATCCACTCCCGAACAGTAAGAATGGAAGCGACCCGAGATTGGCCCGTACAAACGATATCGTCATCGTTTTGCACCCGCATCACGTAAGAGATACCTTCTTTCTTTAAATATTGACGATAATCAAAGTTTCCTGGGTTTCTCGCTCTAGTTGGTTTTTCATATGTACCCTTTACGGTACATTGAGCACCATGTTGAAACATCCCTCTTCGCTGAGTTGGTTTTGGTACGTAAACGATGACATGTTCGTTACTTACCTTCTCTTTTATCGTAAAAAGGAAAGAATGATGAGACTCTTTTACCGTTGACACAACAATGCCTTTTATTACGTCCCCAGCTATAACAGGTTTATTTGTGGCTATAGCTGGAGCGTAATAACTAAAAAAAACAAAAGAAAGTGTACAAACGAATAAAAACAGGGAAGAGACCCGATTCGAATACAGGCCCGTTAAAAGAACAATTCCAAAAATACTAGTTCCTAGCCAAAATAGGGAGTTCACATTCCAGTAAGCAAAAAAGGCAACGATTACAATATAATGCCATTTTCCCTTCACATGAAACACCTAAACTAATCTAATGTCGTAAAAAGTGCATTCGCTTTCTCATGAAGTTGTTTTAATTCAATATCTTCTACATTCGCTTCTTCCAGCTTATGAAACAATTCCGAAATAAACTTCATTTTCTCCAGTGGGTTCGTATCAACAGTTAAATATGACAGCTCCACCTTTTCGACATGAACTCCCGCATCTTTAAATAATTCTAAAGCGTATGGATGGTTTCGATAATCGGTTGCATAATATACAGTTGTAATACCACTTTGAATGATGGATTTACAACACTGTAAACAAGGGAAATGTGTTACATATATTTCAGCACCTTCAGTTGCAACCCCAAATTTAGCACATTGGAGTAATGCATTCATTTCCGCATGTACAGTGCGAACGCAATGCCCGTCAATCACATAACAGCCTTCTTCAATACAGTGAACTCCTCCTGAAACACTACCATTGTAACCACCCGCAATTATACGCTTGTCCCGCACGATTGTAGCGCCTACTTTTAATCTTTCGCACGTACTACGCAATGCTAATAAATGACTTTGCGCCATAAAATATTGATCCCAAGAAATCCGTTCACCCATCTTATCACCTTCTTTTCTGTTGTATGAAAAGTTTACCGAAACAAGACAAATTTCGTCAATATCGATTACGGAATAATAACGAAGTCCCGTAAGCGTTCAACTGTTTTCTTACCTATTCCAGATACGTTTACGAGATCTTGTTCACTATGAAATGGCCCATGTTCCTCACGATATCGAAAAATGGCTTCAGCCTTAGCTGGGCCGATTCCAGGCAATGTTTCAATTTCTGAAATAGAAGCTCGATTTAGTCGTACTTTATCCTGTTCATTAGAGTGTATATGAATACGTCCTTCCAGTTCTAGTTCTTCTTTGCTCCTAACAATTATGACCATTTCATCATACACTTTTTCGGCTAAATTAACCGAAAGGGGTTCAGCCTCACTTGTAAATCCTCCTGCTTTTTCGATGGCATCTACCACTCTTGCTCCCGACTTTAATTTGTAAACCCCTGGTTTTTTAACAGCCCCTTTTATATCAATAACATGATGAACATCAGGGCTCTTATCATTAACGTCTTGTTTGTCGCTAATTTCTTCGGCGTTACTACGATCATTCGTTTCTTCCAATGAATACGATCTCCCTTGATTTTCGATAAGGGAAGAAATGATAAACAATGCCAACACAAAGAGAGCGGCCAATTTCAATACAATATCTTTCTTCATCATCACTTCCATCCTTTCATATTCATAAAAAATGCTACATACATATTAAGAAGAGCTAGGTGCAAAGGAGGGGAAAGAGATGCAGTGGGGTGTTATTGGAACAGGAAATATGGGAAGAGTTTTAATTGATGCTTGGCTTAACAGTAATGCGATATTTGCTTCTGATCTTTGGATCCATAACCGAACATTATCCAAAGCTTATAACATAAAAGAGGATTATCATGATATAAATGTTTGTTCCACAGCTGAAAAGGTTGTGCAAAAAAGCGATGTTATTTATATTTGTGTAAAACCGCTAGAAATCGTCCCTTTATTAAATCGGTTATCACCACATATGAGCGAAAAGCAATGTGTAGTATCCATTACAAGTCCGATCTCTGTTGAACAACTAGATCAGCTAGTTCCATGTCAAACAGCCAGAATCATTCCTAGTATCATTAATCGAAGTTTACATGGTGTATCGTTACTTACCTTTGGAAAAAAAATAGAGGAACCGATGAAGGGTTACTTAATACAGAGTTGTAAATTATTTTCTGTACCAGTGGAAATTGAAGAAGCTACTACACGTGTAACGTCAGATATTGTTTCTTGTGGACCGGCTTTTTTTAGTTATTTATTACAAGCATTTGTAAATGCTGCCTCAGATGTTACACAATTAAATAAAGAAGACGGGATTCTTTTAGCGGAAAAGATGATTGTTGGGTTCGGAAAATTAATAGAAAACGGTCACTATTCGTTGGAAAGTCTGCAACAAAAAGTTACAGTTAAAGGTGGAGTCACTGGGGAAGGTTTAAAAGTCTTAGAGGAAGAATTAGGTGAGATATTTCACCATTTGTTCGAAGCAACACATCGTAAGTTTGATGAAGATAAAGAAAAAATTGCTGATCAATTATAATATTATTACGATATATCGTTCGAAAATCCTGCTAAAAAGGAGGGAGCAATTTTATGCTTCCTCCTTTTTTGTACATACAAAGAAAAGTCGATCGGCTTCATCGTGGATTGGTTTAGACAATGAAAAATCAGCGTAAATCCTTTCAACTTGGAATCCACATTGTAATAGCCAATTTCGATATGTGTTTATCTCAAATGTTTTTTGTTCATGAAACTCGTCAAACCGTTTGTAATCCTCACCATCCGACTGAACAAAAAAGGTTAAGTCGTGTGTTACGTGATTTTTTTCAACTTGATCACAAAACCATATATAAGATACATGATTGCGCACTTCTGCAAACGTTTGGTTTGCTAAGATTTCATTAACATATTGTGGCGAGTGTACATCAAAGATAAAAACGCCTCTGTTATTTAAACTTTTATAAACATTGCGGAATGTGTCCTTAATGTCATTTTCATCAGTTATATAATTTAAAACATCACAATAACTAACTGCGAGATCATACTGTATAGGGGAAGAGAAAGAACGTAGATCCTGCTGAAACCATGTGATATTTGTCTTATGGTCACGTGCTTTCTGTTCTGCGATTGCTAACATTTCATCAGATAGGTCAACACCTGTTACTGCTTCGAACTGATTTGCTAGACGTATCGTTATTTCCCCTGTACCACAGCCTAGATCAATAACATGGTTTGGTTTTACTCCCAATTGGTCTATGACTTCACTGGTGAATCTAACCCACTCTTCATATGGTGCATGTTCCATCAGTATATCGTATACATTCGCGAAATCTTCGTAACTGGCCATGTTTTACCCTTCTTTACTGAAAGTTAACACTTGATCTAATGGAAGTACTGGAGCATCGCCCCATAATCTTTCCAGGTTGTAATATGAACGTTCCTCTTTGTGGAAAATATGACAAATTACGTCATCTAAGTCAATAAGAATCCAGCGGGATTGATCCAATCCTTCCATCCGTTTTACTTCAATTTCATTCTCTTCTGCCTTTTCCTTCACTTCTCTCGCAATGGCTTCAACTTGTCTCTCTGTATTTCCGTGACAAATAAGAAAATAATCGGCAATTAATGATACATTTTCCATATCCATTACAACGATATTGTCTGCTTTTTTGTTGTCACAAGCTTCAGCTGCTATTTTAATAAGTTCTTTACTATTCATTCGCAGCATACCTCCATTATTTGTTCGTAGTTTTTAATAAGTCATTATAAGCATGAAACGTATCTGGGTAAATCGGCTGTCCTTTACTGATTAAAAAAGTAATGGTGTTTTTCAGTGCATATAAGCACCCTCTATTTAAGTCCCGATCCGCTGTTTCTCTTGCTTCATCAATACCTGGAAATTTTCGTCCCGGCTCGATATAGTCGGCTAGAAACACTACCTTCTCTACATCGTTCATCTGTGCTCTGCCCGTCGTATGAAACCGTATAGCTGTGAGTACTTCTTCATCAGTAATTCCGATATCCCGTTTTACAAGTTGCGCTCCTACAGGACCATGCCAAAGTTCATGATGAAATGATAGTAAACGTTGGGGTAGGCATTCATCTAATTCAATGTACGATCGCAATTCTTCCTTCGGCATATTTTTCGCATAATCATGAAAGGCTGCAGCTAACATCACCTTGTGTTCATCAACCTTGTACTTGCCCGCCAATGAAAGGGCAGTCGTTACCACTCTCTTAGTATGTTCATATCTTTCTTCTTTCAATTTTGGTTTTACTAGCGATAATGCTTTATTTAAATCCATATAACCCGTTCTCCCTTATATACTGCTTCACTTCAAATGGAACGAAATAGGATATGGTTCGCCCTTCTTTTAAACGTTTTTTCACTTCCGTAGAAGAGATTTCGATTGTTGGCATTGTAACTTCAAGGACGGGATATTCACTTTTTAAACGGTGACCCTTACGGTTTACACCAACAAATCGAACCATTACCAAAAGGTCATCAATTTTATACCATTTTGATAAATATTCCACCATGTCAGCACCGATAATAAAATAAAATTCGACTTCTGGGTGTTTTTGTTTTAAAGTTTTTACCGTATCAACAGTATAAGAAACACCTTCACGGTTCACTTCAATCGGTTCCATCCGAAACTGTCGATTTCCTTTTATGGATAACTCTACCATTTTCAACCGATGTTTAGCCGGCGTATCTACGCCTCCCTTATGTGGTGGAACACCGGTAGGAATAAACCATATCTCATCTAACTGCAATTGTTCCCGTACTTCTTCCGCCATAATTAGGTGACCTAAATGTGGCGGGTCAAACGTTCCCCCATATAAGCCAACTTTTTTCATATTTATGATCGACTCCTAAGGTAATTGAATTTCTTTATGCTCTTCAGACTCCTTATACAGTACAATTGTATTTCCGATGACTTGTACTAGATGAGCGTTCGTTCCCTCAACAATGTCTGCAGCAATTGAATCCTTATCCTCTAAGCAGTTCTGTAACACACTAACTTTAATTAGCTCTCTTTTCTCCAGTGCTTCATTTACTTGTTGAATTAAGTTATCATTTACGCCACCTTTACCAACCTGAAAAATAGGTTTTAAGTGATGTGCTTTTGATCGTAAGAACCGTTTCTGTTTACCTGTTAACAATTATGATCCACCTTTCAGTTTCTGTTCTAATGGTTGTAATAGCGACTTTGGATCTACTTCAATGCCTGTCCATAACTGGTATGCATATGCCGCTTGATATAATAGCATACCATGTCCATGATGAATTTGTGCACCTAGGGACTTTGCATTTTGTAAAAATGTTGTTTCAATTGGATTGTATACAATGTCACTAAAAATGGTGTTTTTTCTTATGTTTTGCAACTTTATCGGTTGCATGCCCTCATTTGGTGTCATTCCAACTTTTGTCGTTTGAATAACGAGGTCATACTCATTTAGGCGCTTTTCAGCATCACGCAATGTAAGTGCATCACAATCTTTTTCAAGTTTGAATTGTTGCAGTAACGTTTGAGCCTTTTCAACTGTACGGTTTGTTAGATCAATACTTTGGAAACCTCTGTCTAGCAAAGCCCCTACAATTCCTTTAGCAGCCCCACCAGCTCCAATGAGAAGTATTTTACTGTTACTAATATTTCTGAACACATTTGGATGTTCCATTTGTAATGAATGAACATAGCCTTTACCGTCTGTGTTGTATCCAATCCATTTTCCATCCTTTTGTACAACGGTATTTACAGCTTGAACCGCCTTTGCACTTTTATCTAGTTCATCAACATACTTCATTATTTTCTCTTTGTACGGGACTGTAACGTTAAAGCCATCTATCCCCATTAAGCGCAAGGTGTCTACCGATTGATCCAGTTTGTCTTCTCCAATATCAAAGGGGCGATAAATTCCTTGTTCCCCTGTTTGTTGTAAAAAATGACCATGTATCCACGGTGATAAAGAATGTTTAATTGGATTCCCTATTACGCCCAAAAGCAACCCCATAATTCACTCCCCCTTTATATTAATGACGGTCGTAAGGTAACTCTCACTCCTTCAGGTATATGCGCTGTGACTGAAATATTACCTTCAACGACTGTTACCCATCCTAATCCGGAAAATACGATATCCGTTTTTCCCTCTTTTATATGAAAAGTATGAGGTTTCAATGGTGGCAAATGGTTTAACGTTTCCTCACTGGGAGGTGATAACAGTTCGCCAAGATGTTCTTTATATAATTGATCCGCTTTCTCCAACTTTGTTCTATGAATATGAATGTCATTAGCGAAATAACAAACAAATGGTGTTCGATCCCCTTTTTCAAAATCTAACCTGGCTAGCCCACCAAAATATAATGTTTGCTCTGCATTCAATTGATACGTCCTCGGTTTCACCTCTTTTTTCGGCGTGATCGTTTTTAAATCCTTGTCTGATACATAATGGGCCATTTGGTAATGGTTGATAATACCTGGTGTATCAAAAATCGAACTTCCATCTTCTAACGGGATATCTATAAACCCTAAAGTTGTCCCAGGGAAATACGATGTCGTAATCGCTTCGTCTTCACCAGTTGCCTGCTTAATTAAATAATTGATAAACGTAGATTTGCCAACGTTTGTTGTTCCGACAATATAGACATCTTCACCATTTCTTAAAGAATCCAGTTTTCCCATAACATCTTTCATTCCGATTCCCATCTTCGCTGAAACTAGATGAACGTCTTCTACCTTTATGCCTAATTCTTTCGCTGATGCCCTCATCCATTGTTTTACTTTGTTATGGTTTGTTGATTTCGGTAGCAGATCCACCTTGTTACCTATTAAGACAATTGGGTTATTTCCTGTAAACCTATGTAACCCAGGGATAAAGCTTCCGTTCACATCAAAAATATCGACTACATTTACGATTAAACCCTTCGTTTGTCCAATTTCTGTTAACATTTTTAAGAAATCATCATCCGTTAATGATACATCTTGCACTTCATTATAATGCTTTAGTCGAAAGCATCGTTTACAAATGATATCATCACGTTCTAAAGCTGATTTTGGTGCATAGCCTGTTTCATTAGGGTTTTCTGTTTGAACTTGAACCCCGCACCCTTGACATACGATATCCGTCATTTCTTTTCCTCCCATGAAATCATTCCTTTTTTCCGCATCCAGTTTAACAGTATTCGCTCCACTCTTCGATTAAACTTCGTAAAAAACCCATCAGTTTCCACTACAGGTACAACTAAAATGGTATGCAAATTGGCAATATTTCCGCCTAAAACATCTGTTAACAATTGATCCCCAACGACGACAACTTCTTCCGGTTCTAAATTCATTTCTTGTAAAGCAGACTTAAAAGCACCTCCAAGGGGCTTTCTCGCTTTTGATATGAAGGGTATGTTCAACGGCTTTGCAAAGTATTGTACCCGTTCTTCGTTATTATTCGATATGATGGTAACAGTAATGCCATGCTTTTGCATTAAAGTAAACCATTCAATAATTTCAGGTGTTGCATCGGCCTGGTCCCAAGCGACAAGTGTATTATCTAAATCCGTAATAATCCCTTTCATTCCTTTTTCCTTTAAATGCTCCGGTTTAATGTCGAAAACCGTTTGAACATGTTCATTCGGTAAGAATCTCTTCAACAACGTTGGTCACCTCATCTGTATTCATATATATACCTATAACATGATATATAATTTTTCAGTAGTTAGCAAAAAAACTATATTTATGTAATGAAAGATAATCTTAGCACAAAAACCTTTCGACAAATTCCCTTAAATTTTGACTTGTGGATAACTTTATTAACATTATCAACATAGATGTACCAATAGTTACCTCTCAAAAACACAAAATAACCCACAAGTTATACACATTATCATGTGAATAGTTGAGTCATTGTGTTCATTTTCTTTTCATGATAGAGTAAAAATACCTTAAGATTAGAACAGAAATTTGCTCACAACATGGCTAGTAATTAAGTAGGTAGTAAACAGGAGGTGAGCAGCCAATAAAACGGCGGGCACTTATGGAACATTTATCGGACGAGCTGTTATTAGAATCATATGAAAAAGCTCAAGAATTGAATTTAAGTAGAGAATTTATAAAACTAATTGAAGATGAAATTAACAGGAGATCGTTATCTCATAAAATAAAATGTAGCAGTTAAATTAGTAAAGCCTTATTACTTTTGTAATAAGGCTTTTTTATTACATTTTAATTGATTTTCAATTTATCTTTTTAATAAAATGAAAGAAATATTTATTTCGTGTTAAAATGTTAAGAGTGTTAAACGAAAATAGTAAAGGGAGGATTCGCTCAAATGATATTTACCGTATTTGTTCCTCTATTGGTCACACTAATGATTCCTTTTGTAAATAGATGGAAAGAACGCATACATACTGGATGGTTTTTACTGCCGATACCACTTGCGATTTTCATTTATTTTATACAATTTGTAGGAAAGGATTTTCAGCCCTTTTATCAATCTTATTCATGGGTACCTTCTCTACAAATGAATTTGGACTTTTATTTAGACGGATTTAGCTTACTTTTCGCATTATTAATAAGTGGAATAGGGACCCTCGTACTCCTTTACTCCATTTACTACTTACATAAATCCGAAAATTTAGGTCACTTTTACATTTATTTATTTTTATTTATGGCCGCGATGCTCGGGGTAGTCTTATCCGATAATGTGTTTGCGCTTTATGGGTTTTGGGAATTAACATCCTTCTCTTCCTTTTTATTAATCGGATATTGGCATCATCGTGAACGCTCTCGCTATGGTGCACAAAAATCGATGCTGATCACCGTATTTGGTGGATTAAGTTTGTTAGGTGGATTCGTTACATTGGCAACGATAACCGGAACAACTAGTATCCAGCAAAT contains these protein-coding regions:
- the gpr gene encoding GPR endopeptidase, with amino-acid sequence MNNEEKYQVRTDLAVEAREMFVEQQERDQQKETDIKGVKIDERKDGDLKITYVEIDEEGSEAIGKKAGSYLTLETQSIRRQDTKMRKETASRLAKELERFLDKSNIKKDATCLIVGLGNWQVTPDALGPMSVERMLVTSHLFALQPEQVSEGYRPVSAISPGVMGLTGIETSDIILGIVKKVKPDFVIAIDALASRSIERVNATIQVSDTGIHPGSGVGNKRKELSKETLGIPVISIGVPTVVDAVTITSDTIDFILKHFGREIKDEGKPSRSLVPAGMTFGERRVLTEEDLPEDDQRKQFLGIVGQLSDQEKRRLIQEVLTPLGHNLMVTPKEVDGFIEDMAELIASGINGALHTAVTEENMEDYTK
- the rpsT gene encoding 30S ribosomal protein S20, with product MPNIKSAIKRVKKNDDNRGRNQSVKAEMRSAVKRVESLVAQNNAETAKSELQVAVKKIDKAVQKGLLHKNNGDRKKSNLSKKVNKLNA
- the holA gene encoding DNA polymerase III subunit delta encodes the protein MSYVSAVKELKKSSIAPVYLLFGNDSFLIQDFQKRVIRYTLGEEIDDMNLSIEDLDDTPIQEALLDAETIPFISERKVLVIKNAAIFKAKPDKTKVEHDTKHLEAYLQNPVDHTVIIFVAPYEKIDERKKIVKLLKNSGKVVHCEQPKEKDLSQWVNMICNNLDIHMDHDAMNVLMEEVGTNLFAIKQELEKVSLYAGDEKQITKDMVESIVSQHGETSAFKMVDAVLNQKLEKAITLFKDLMKQNEEPIALLALFASQLRLILQCKLLKRQGYTRQQIASQVKVHPFAVKMAMQRESYFTQQQLYEIMQLLTEADEQMKKGQMEKQLAFEILLYRITELRKRK
- a CDS encoding YqzM family protein; amino-acid sequence: MNEFEKEVQSENHDVVDSVKGFFSAFIFFMLIFFIGTIFEMFTL
- a CDS encoding DNA internalization-related competence protein ComEC/Rec2 — translated: MKGKWHYIVIVAFFAYWNVNSLFWLGTSIFGIVLLTGLYSNRVSSLFLFVCTLSFVFFSYYAPAIATNKPVIAGDVIKGIVVSTVKESHHSFLFTIKEKVSNEHVIVYVPKPTQRRGMFQHGAQCTVKGTYEKPTRARNPGNFDYRQYLKKEGISYVMRVQNDDDIVCTGQSRVASILTVREWIMASLEAKLTVDSFAWVNALIFGEDENVSDDIILTFRQWGLSHLLAISGLHVGLITYTTYLFFTRFCLVSKESTSIILIIFLPFYAILAGADPPVLRATIMTVTFLFGNLMNKKWLTSDIVSFAAIVMILSDKYAPYSLSFQFSFLVTFTLLLSKTLFLKSPFWNVLNISFICYFAVIPLQLNVFYFLQPLSLFANLLIVPYFSFFVIPATLLSVLLALFPLHPISEALLSIHHFMITEVALPVLQQVDFTWVIGQISPVSMIFYYCTFVTFMRNWEREKRRSTFLFGVVIVLILIIEALQPYFDRHGYVTMLDVGQGDTIVIELPYRKSVMLIDTANTTPSEQPYGTGEQVIQPFLWSRGIQKVDHVIITHFDEDHVGSLPFILRQFKVENVYTHPTVPEQWEKVLMNVNHEKVKANMDLVVEDIRFEILHPNDDESYEENDRSVVISALLGGQTFLLTGDIGFTVEEELMERYPSLTVDVLKVAHHGSKYSTSEKWIKQVNPKVALISVGRGNRYGHPSEEVLARLKNAGVEVFRTDENGAIMYKFTEKEGTFYPFYP
- a CDS encoding ComE operon protein 2, with translation MGERISWDQYFMAQSHLLALRSTCERLKVGATIVRDKRIIAGGYNGSVSGGVHCIEEGCYVIDGHCVRTVHAEMNALLQCAKFGVATEGAEIYVTHFPCLQCCKSIIQSGITTVYYATDYRNHPYALELFKDAGVHVEKVELSYLTVDTNPLEKMKFISELFHKLEEANVEDIELKQLHEKANALFTTLD
- a CDS encoding helix-hairpin-helix domain-containing protein; its protein translation is MKKDIVLKLAALFVLALFIISSLIENQGRSYSLEETNDRSNAEEISDKQDVNDKSPDVHHVIDIKGAVKKPGVYKLKSGARVVDAIEKAGGFTSEAEPLSVNLAEKVYDEMVIIVRSKEELELEGRIHIHSNEQDKVRLNRASISEIETLPGIGPAKAEAIFRYREEHGPFHSEQDLVNVSGIGKKTVERLRDFVIIP
- the comER gene encoding late competence protein ComER; translated protein: MQWGVIGTGNMGRVLIDAWLNSNAIFASDLWIHNRTLSKAYNIKEDYHDINVCSTAEKVVQKSDVIYICVKPLEIVPLLNRLSPHMSEKQCVVSITSPISVEQLDQLVPCQTARIIPSIINRSLHGVSLLTFGKKIEEPMKGYLIQSCKLFSVPVEIEEATTRVTSDIVSCGPAFFSYLLQAFVNAASDVTQLNKEDGILLAEKMIVGFGKLIENGHYSLESLQQKVTVKGGVTGEGLKVLEEELGEIFHHLFEATHRKFDEDKEKIADQL